Proteins found in one Vallitalea okinawensis genomic segment:
- a CDS encoding DUF6514 family protein, which translates to MLTKSLEGTRYVAASEVGSFQLDYYVVEEEMNCNKLFGVEVVKRDKVSGHDWFEERECIHPLTESKEFVREMVEKLIYFSVSPVTLTQVVDELYSLLE; encoded by the coding sequence TTGTTAACGAAGTCTCTAGAAGGCACTCGTTATGTGGCCGCAAGTGAGGTAGGAAGTTTTCAATTGGATTACTATGTTGTCGAGGAAGAAATGAACTGTAATAAGTTGTTTGGTGTCGAAGTAGTAAAACGGGATAAGGTTTCTGGACATGACTGGTTTGAAGAGCGAGAGTGTATTCATCCCCTTACAGAAAGTAAGGAATTTGTTCGGGAAATGGTTGAGAAGTTAATCTATTTTTCGGTTTCACCTGTAACGCTTACACAAGTTGTCGATGAATTATACTCACTCTTAGAATAA
- a CDS encoding YigZ family protein — protein MLKNYKSVLQLAEAEITEKKSRFIATVKPVRTEEEAKAFIEELRKKYWDASHNVFAYQIGERNEIQRFSDDGEPSGTAGMPVLNVLKGEEIKNTVVVVTRYFGGTLLGTGGLVRAYGHSAKEGIIAARIIEKVLYQKLSIIVSYTQVGKIQYETHQAGHIIHDTLYTDQVEFVVLVKVDEVEKYIKIIKEATSGQGIVKEGKEIYGSFVDQDLLLTDC, from the coding sequence ATGCTAAAAAATTATAAGTCTGTTTTACAGCTTGCTGAAGCAGAAATTACAGAGAAAAAATCACGATTCATAGCAACAGTGAAACCTGTTCGTACAGAAGAAGAAGCAAAAGCATTCATTGAAGAGCTTCGTAAAAAGTATTGGGATGCATCCCATAATGTATTTGCCTATCAAATAGGCGAGCGTAATGAAATCCAACGATTTTCTGACGATGGAGAGCCAAGTGGAACAGCCGGTATGCCAGTCCTCAATGTTTTAAAGGGTGAAGAGATTAAGAATACGGTAGTTGTTGTAACACGTTATTTCGGTGGTACACTATTAGGCACAGGTGGTTTAGTTCGAGCTTATGGACATTCTGCAAAAGAAGGCATTATAGCTGCTAGAATAATTGAAAAAGTATTGTATCAGAAGTTAAGTATAATTGTATCCTATACTCAAGTCGGTAAAATTCAGTATGAAACCCATCAGGCAGGACATATCATACATGATACTTTGTATACAGATCAAGTCGAATTTGTTGTATTAGTTAAGGTAGATGAGGTAGAAAAATACATTAAGATAATCAAGGAAGCTACTAGTGGACAAGGTATTGTGAAAGAAGGTAAAGAGATTTATGGATCTTTTGTGGACCAAGATTTATTATTGACTGATTGCTAA
- a CDS encoding carbohydrate ABC transporter permease — MKTFLKNNWLKTIIAGVICLIHIVPFYISITVALKAKTDLSSRWILPKELYLENFIKAIERAEIFSAMKNSLIITITAVLIITILGAMAAYPLARNRSGLNKTMLNVILAVMMIPPLSILVPLLTFVTRIGGVSTFWGIILVVATYQLPLSIFLYTNFIRTIPMDLDNAASIDGCSSFSIYYKIILPLLKPVTATVIILVGVNIWNDYQFSLYLLQDPDMKVVTLAVANFFAQSSSNFGAASATALMAICPITVMYLFLQQYFVKGMVDSAIK; from the coding sequence ATGAAAACATTCCTTAAAAATAATTGGTTGAAGACCATTATAGCAGGCGTTATCTGCCTTATACATATTGTACCTTTTTATATCAGCATCACGGTAGCACTAAAGGCTAAGACAGATCTATCTTCAAGATGGATATTACCTAAAGAGCTCTATCTAGAAAACTTCATCAAAGCAATAGAGCGTGCTGAAATTTTTTCGGCTATGAAAAATAGCTTAATTATCACAATAACTGCAGTATTGATAATAACTATCCTTGGAGCCATGGCAGCATATCCCCTTGCAAGGAATCGTAGTGGTTTAAATAAGACGATGTTAAATGTCATTTTAGCTGTTATGATGATACCACCTTTGAGTATCTTAGTTCCTTTATTGACCTTTGTAACTCGGATTGGTGGTGTAAGTACATTCTGGGGGATTATATTAGTTGTGGCAACCTATCAACTGCCCTTGAGTATTTTTTTATACACTAATTTTATTCGAACCATTCCTATGGACTTGGATAATGCTGCTTCCATAGATGGCTGTTCATCGTTTAGTATTTATTATAAGATTATATTACCTCTATTAAAACCAGTAACTGCTACAGTCATTATTTTGGTAGGGGTGAATATATGGAATGACTACCAGTTCTCTTTATATCTCTTACAAGATCCGGATATGAAAGTGGTTACATTAGCGGTTGCGAATTTTTTCGCACAGTCCTCCAGTAATTTTGGGGCTGCATCAGCTACAGCTTTGATGGCCATATGCCCTATTACAGTCATGTATTTATTCCTACAGCAGTATTTCGTTAAAGGTATGGTAGATAGCGCGATTAAATAA
- a CDS encoding 1-phosphofructokinase family hexose kinase, which translates to MISNIVLNPSIDKTCIVEDLEIDQSNLIIDQRMSIGGEGVDVSRIIKILQAEPLVLSFLGGLNGRYIKSSLDKAKIKSNFIWVNGDTKLNTLLIDSITGTKTLLKDEGVSIQEKDYIRFRQEMKNYVKDSSVVLIDGRLPKGLTYEFFDEVIDHAKRYNTKIIMSTDGEELRKAFAFQPYAIKIKKQNLRDLNLHTNDMKEILMGLYDIMIKHSIHYIAVDMGMEGAYLISKNKICQGLPHIKIEPVNLKSNYSAFLAALAVGIERKYELEKIIKLMVASSYATMINTEKDELCNKRDIDHLLKKIKVIELMNNRNGWLR; encoded by the coding sequence TTGATATCTAATATAGTATTAAATCCGTCTATCGATAAGACATGTATCGTTGAAGATCTTGAAATTGATCAGTCGAACTTGATTATCGATCAACGTATGAGTATAGGCGGTGAAGGTGTTGATGTTTCACGAATTATTAAAATATTACAAGCTGAGCCGTTGGTTTTATCATTTTTAGGTGGATTAAATGGTAGATATATAAAAAGTAGTTTGGATAAAGCAAAAATTAAATCCAATTTCATTTGGGTGAATGGTGATACCAAATTGAATACGCTACTTATAGACTCTATAACAGGAACAAAAACACTTTTAAAAGATGAAGGTGTTAGTATTCAGGAAAAGGATTATATTCGTTTCAGGCAAGAGATGAAGAATTACGTTAAAGACAGTTCTGTTGTATTGATTGATGGGCGATTGCCTAAAGGACTGACCTATGAATTTTTTGATGAAGTAATCGATCATGCTAAACGATATAATACCAAAATAATAATGTCAACTGATGGAGAGGAACTTAGGAAGGCTTTTGCTTTTCAACCTTATGCCATCAAAATTAAAAAGCAAAATTTACGTGACCTGAATTTACATACAAACGATATGAAAGAGATACTGATGGGTTTGTATGATATAATGATTAAGCATAGTATACATTACATTGCTGTTGATATGGGGATGGAGGGGGCCTATTTAATATCTAAGAATAAGATTTGTCAGGGGCTGCCCCATATTAAAATAGAACCTGTTAACTTGAAGAGCAATTACAGTGCTTTTCTAGCAGCTTTAGCAGTTGGAATTGAACGTAAATATGAGTTAGAAAAGATCATTAAATTGATGGTAGCTTCAAGCTATGCAACGATGATTAATACAGAAAAAGATGAACTTTGTAATAAAAGAGATATTGACCATCTTTTGAAAAAAATCAAGGTAATTGAGTTGATGAATAATCGTAATGGATGGTTACGTTAG
- a CDS encoding carbohydrate ABC transporter permease: MSESRKTNIINEKNMINIMYLPALILFCIFVFYPFVSGIRISFTNWNGFSQNFEYIGWLNYKNLLHDEILQLALKNTLIYGIGSTILQQMLGLFYAVFLDKKFIGSKTTRTVVYLPVLIAAVIMGYMWYFIFQYNSGALNDVLRVLGLESVDWLAKGNQAVWIITLVNTIQYTGVSMVIYLAGLQNIPKMYYEAAQIDGAGPISQFFKITLPLLYPAIVTSVTLNLIGGLKLFDVIKALTNGGPGYSSHSISTLVDHTYFKTQAAGYSSAMGVILFLIIMGVALLTIKIFDKNEVDM, translated from the coding sequence ATGAGTGAGAGTAGGAAGACCAATATAATCAATGAAAAAAATATGATCAATATTATGTATTTACCAGCACTTATATTATTTTGTATATTTGTTTTCTATCCTTTTGTTAGTGGTATTCGAATTTCCTTTACTAATTGGAACGGTTTCTCTCAAAACTTTGAATATATAGGTTGGTTAAATTATAAAAATCTTTTGCATGATGAGATTTTGCAGTTGGCACTCAAAAATACACTTATTTATGGTATTGGCAGCACGATTCTTCAACAAATGTTAGGATTATTTTATGCTGTTTTTCTGGACAAAAAATTTATTGGGAGTAAAACCACAAGAACCGTGGTTTATTTACCAGTCCTAATAGCAGCAGTTATTATGGGATACATGTGGTATTTTATATTTCAATATAACAGTGGTGCCTTGAATGATGTACTCCGTGTTTTGGGATTAGAATCTGTTGATTGGCTAGCTAAAGGGAATCAGGCGGTATGGATTATTACCTTAGTCAACACTATACAATACACAGGGGTTTCTATGGTTATCTATCTAGCTGGATTACAAAATATTCCTAAGATGTATTATGAAGCGGCCCAAATCGATGGCGCAGGTCCCATCAGCCAGTTCTTCAAAATTACACTACCTTTACTCTACCCAGCTATTGTTACATCTGTCACATTGAATCTAATCGGTGGTCTTAAGCTGTTTGATGTTATTAAAGCCTTAACAAATGGTGGTCCTGGTTATTCCAGCCATTCTATTTCAACTTTGGTTGACCATACTTATTTTAAGACCCAAGCGGCGGGTTATTCATCAGCTATGGGGGTCATACTATTCTTAATCATCATGGGTGTTGCTCTATTGACAATAAAAATATTTGATAAAAATGAGGTGGATATGTAA
- a CDS encoding ABC transporter substrate-binding protein, protein MKGFIKKIVTCCLISILATGIIGCSSDTADTTQNQGEKESPQTKEKDSSKDSKKDKKVSIDVAVNFGIDDQITIGLEEVAKGFEEETDIEANIISLPDYEPVMKAKMAANELPDMWSTHGWSVLRYSEYLTPLEDQEWAKVLHPAIEPVITDEAGHIYVLPIDVDVAGIAYNKDVVEQAGIDVDSITTWDDFQKACASIKENTDAAPISLGGKDNWTVGNFLDWVGPAVMLTTTQDYDQQLLDGNFNSEGWNEVNALFENMYDAGYFNADALTGTYSDVARMLGTGETAFGLYGNYIISEALSYNPDANLGFMPVPAYYSEDTPFLISGERTTLGIWKDTENKEACLEFLSYIARPEVMSKLATISGVPAGLTTAESDTGILKEDYAKHQEVPSVPYFDRVYLPSGMWDTMCATGSALIADEMTIEEATAKMKEDFDKLYN, encoded by the coding sequence ATGAAGGGGTTCATTAAAAAGATAGTTACGTGTTGTCTTATTAGTATTTTAGCAACAGGTATTATAGGATGTAGTAGTGATACAGCAGACACGACACAAAATCAAGGTGAGAAAGAAAGTCCACAAACTAAGGAGAAAGATAGCAGCAAAGATTCAAAAAAAGATAAAAAAGTTAGTATTGATGTGGCTGTGAATTTTGGTATTGATGATCAGATTACTATTGGATTAGAAGAGGTTGCTAAGGGATTTGAAGAAGAAACTGATATTGAAGCAAACATCATCTCACTACCTGACTATGAACCAGTTATGAAAGCGAAGATGGCAGCAAACGAATTACCTGATATGTGGTCAACTCATGGATGGTCCGTACTTCGCTATAGTGAATATTTAACACCATTAGAGGATCAAGAATGGGCTAAGGTATTACATCCAGCTATTGAGCCTGTTATAACTGATGAAGCAGGTCATATTTATGTTTTACCTATAGATGTCGACGTAGCAGGTATAGCATACAATAAAGATGTAGTAGAGCAAGCTGGTATTGATGTGGATAGTATCACAACATGGGATGATTTCCAAAAGGCATGTGCTTCCATTAAAGAAAACACTGATGCAGCACCAATTAGTCTTGGTGGAAAAGACAACTGGACAGTAGGTAATTTTCTTGACTGGGTTGGACCAGCAGTCATGTTAACAACAACTCAGGATTATGATCAGCAATTATTAGATGGAAATTTCAACAGCGAAGGCTGGAATGAGGTTAATGCCTTATTTGAAAATATGTATGATGCAGGTTACTTTAATGCAGATGCTTTAACTGGTACTTACTCAGATGTTGCAAGAATGTTAGGTACTGGAGAAACAGCATTTGGTCTTTATGGTAACTACATTATTAGTGAAGCATTATCTTATAACCCTGATGCAAACTTAGGATTTATGCCTGTTCCTGCTTATTATAGCGAAGATACACCGTTCTTAATATCTGGAGAAAGAACCACTTTAGGTATTTGGAAAGATACTGAAAACAAAGAAGCATGTCTTGAATTCCTTAGTTATATTGCTAGACCAGAAGTGATGAGCAAATTGGCTACAATCAGTGGTGTGCCAGCAGGATTAACGACGGCAGAGAGTGATACAGGAATTTTGAAAGAAGATTATGCAAAACATCAAGAGGTACCCTCTGTTCCTTATTTTGATCGAGTTTATTTACCTAGCGGTATGTGGGACACCATGTGTGCAACTGGATCTGCGTTAATTGCTGATGAAATGACAATAGAAGAAGCGACAGCTAAAATGAAAGAAGACTTCGATAAATTATATAACTGA
- a CDS encoding ABC transporter substrate-binding protein — protein sequence MRWLGLIFLSIISFIFLVSCQYDQTEEVIESVPEELQLSLMINVYGKEAEIIEKVASDYSVINPNIQIDVMAPGGAYENIMKIKLSSGDVPDLFSTHGWSVTRYADYLVNLNEKDWITNIRNEFRPFIEDKEGQIYVLPFNMDMTGIVYNKGIFEAYNLKEPQTYDELLETCEILTRESNGTILPFISAKDVWCEAQFFDFFAIPLLIDTPHHDYSDEFMKGNFDWSKWNWLAEEWQQIYNMGYVNKNMLSCNYNDNIKSFANGEAAMAFYGPYFMQDVESLNSEIELAMMPIPTIYEGGHLTLATGERSTLGVYKESIYKEEALELLDYFAEPENIAQICEASRLPSAFKGINSYEDFYMKENIKLYPYFDRAYLPDGMWYIMCSNSAGLVSGDLSVEDVSKIMEQEYKRLRSTKKGAESK from the coding sequence GTGAGGTGGTTAGGACTTATCTTTTTAAGCATAATAAGTTTTATTTTTCTTGTATCTTGTCAATATGATCAAACTGAAGAAGTAATAGAATCAGTACCGGAAGAATTACAGTTATCTCTTATGATAAATGTATACGGAAAAGAGGCGGAGATTATTGAAAAAGTAGCCTCTGATTATAGTGTGATAAATCCCAATATACAAATCGACGTCATGGCACCTGGAGGGGCTTATGAAAATATTATGAAAATTAAACTATCATCAGGTGATGTTCCTGATCTCTTCTCTACCCATGGGTGGAGTGTAACAAGATATGCTGATTATCTAGTTAATCTGAATGAAAAAGATTGGATTACTAATATTAGGAACGAGTTTAGACCATTCATAGAGGATAAGGAAGGGCAAATCTATGTATTACCCTTTAATATGGATATGACAGGTATTGTGTACAACAAAGGGATTTTTGAGGCATATAACTTAAAAGAACCTCAGACATATGATGAGCTTTTAGAAACCTGTGAAATACTTACTAGAGAGAGTAATGGTACTATTCTCCCATTCATAAGTGCTAAAGATGTTTGGTGCGAAGCACAGTTTTTTGATTTCTTTGCGATACCTCTTCTTATAGATACACCCCATCATGATTATTCTGATGAATTCATGAAGGGCAATTTTGATTGGAGTAAGTGGAATTGGCTAGCTGAGGAATGGCAGCAGATTTATAATATGGGCTATGTAAACAAGAATATGCTAAGTTGCAATTATAATGATAATATAAAAAGTTTTGCAAATGGTGAAGCAGCAATGGCTTTCTACGGTCCATATTTTATGCAGGATGTTGAATCACTTAACTCAGAAATAGAGTTAGCAATGATGCCTATACCTACGATTTATGAAGGGGGACATCTTACTTTAGCCACTGGTGAGAGAAGCACCTTAGGTGTCTACAAAGAGAGTATTTATAAAGAAGAAGCATTAGAGCTGTTAGATTACTTCGCGGAGCCAGAGAACATAGCTCAGATTTGCGAGGCATCACGATTACCTTCAGCCTTTAAAGGGATAAACAGTTATGAAGATTTTTATATGAAAGAAAACATTAAATTGTATCCCTATTTTGATAGAGCCTATTTACCTGACGGTATGTGGTACATCATGTGTAGCAATTCAGCTGGTCTTGTATCAGGTGATTTATCAGTAGAGGATGTATCTAAAATAATGGAGCAAGAGTATAAACGATTAAGATCCACAAAAAAAGGGGCTGAATCAAAATAG
- a CDS encoding sensor histidine kinase, with protein MRFSHSLRFRLILVFIITILLFATFIMFTLPMYYKDLLNDQTTTLKESTLKAMEKNLESYFSELNRLTVIPYYDEEFMLALNKIEYAAFYEFEENDLYPFYDTLSSTLQSYLLNTRDEVLSTVLVHNNGQMISCSKKYGSSTITYDYPYREKDWYKKAMDAEDGIAFISNHSQDYLYKAIEKDVFSFTRLIIDPTTKEPLCVIMADASTDVFELLFKDIVLDVSYIGCIIDADGNLIYSNNSTLAYPLVTQMNRQGVNAIEEYLTIEKVIDESGWKMILFLSQKELDAKNNTIYLFSFSFILLEVLLTIFILFFLSKTITDPFNRLSEGIKEVEKGNLQVTFYDKGKGELALLGHSLNHMVKRLNDLINREYKARISQQQAKYAALQSQIQPHFLYNTLNGFIGLNRLGKHKELDEAIISLTRMLRYTLSQDEQTTIKEEMKLLKHYLYLQKLRFDTRLDYQITTDPNLNNLLIPKLLLQPLVENAIIHGIEPLHLNGFIDIEGKVTEEGIYLVIHDNGEGMDFRDWAHFDGIGLKNVRERLLFYYKNAQIQIYSEHLKGTTIEMIIPKGDALYEDFNS; from the coding sequence ATGCGTTTTTCTCATTCCCTTAGATTTCGATTAATATTGGTGTTTATTATAACCATACTTCTCTTCGCTACTTTCATTATGTTCACACTACCTATGTATTATAAAGACCTCTTGAATGACCAAACGACTACTTTAAAAGAAAGTACATTAAAAGCTATGGAGAAAAATTTAGAGTCTTATTTCTCAGAACTTAATCGATTAACTGTTATACCTTATTATGATGAAGAGTTTATGCTAGCGTTAAATAAAATTGAATATGCAGCGTTTTATGAGTTTGAAGAAAATGATCTTTATCCTTTTTATGACACATTAAGCTCAACTTTGCAAAGCTATTTATTAAATACCCGTGACGAGGTATTGAGTACTGTCTTAGTCCATAATAATGGTCAAATGATAAGTTGCTCAAAGAAATATGGATCAAGCACAATAACCTATGACTACCCCTACAGAGAAAAAGATTGGTATAAAAAAGCTATGGATGCTGAAGATGGTATCGCATTTATTAGTAATCACAGTCAAGATTATTTGTATAAAGCTATTGAAAAAGACGTTTTTTCTTTCACACGACTTATCATTGACCCTACCACCAAAGAGCCTTTATGTGTTATTATGGCTGATGCTTCAACAGATGTATTTGAGCTCCTTTTTAAGGACATCGTTCTGGATGTTTCATACATAGGTTGTATCATCGATGCTGATGGGAACTTAATTTATAGTAATAATAGTACTTTGGCATATCCATTGGTTACTCAGATGAATCGGCAAGGAGTTAACGCTATTGAAGAGTATTTAACCATTGAAAAGGTTATTGATGAAAGCGGATGGAAAATGATTCTTTTTCTTTCCCAAAAAGAACTCGATGCAAAGAATAACACCATTTATCTATTCAGCTTTTCATTCATCCTATTAGAGGTGTTACTCACCATTTTTATTCTTTTCTTTTTATCTAAGACCATAACAGACCCCTTTAATAGACTTAGTGAAGGTATAAAAGAAGTAGAAAAAGGTAATCTTCAAGTCACTTTTTATGATAAGGGTAAGGGTGAACTAGCCTTATTAGGGCATTCATTAAATCACATGGTTAAGCGACTTAATGATTTAATCAATAGAGAATATAAAGCCCGTATAAGTCAACAACAAGCTAAATATGCGGCTTTACAATCTCAGATTCAGCCTCATTTTCTCTATAACACTTTAAATGGTTTCATAGGACTAAATCGTTTAGGTAAACATAAAGAACTTGATGAAGCTATTATCAGTCTTACCCGAATGTTGCGATACACCCTAAGCCAAGATGAGCAAACAACTATTAAAGAAGAAATGAAACTTCTTAAGCATTACCTCTACCTTCAAAAATTAAGATTTGATACCCGTTTAGATTACCAGATTACTACGGATCCGAATTTAAACAACTTACTGATACCTAAGTTACTACTTCAACCTCTTGTTGAAAATGCCATTATTCATGGTATTGAACCTCTACATCTTAACGGTTTTATTGACATTGAAGGTAAGGTGACAGAAGAAGGTATTTATCTGGTTATCCACGATAATGGAGAAGGTATGGACTTTAGAGATTGGGCACATTTTGATGGGATTGGTCTCAAGAATGTTAGAGAAAGACTACTCTTTTATTATAAGAATGCTCAAATACAAATTTACTCGGAACACTTAAAAGGAACCACTATTGAAATGATAATACCAAAAGGGGATGCTTTGTATGAAGATTTTAATAGCTGA
- a CDS encoding response regulator transcription factor — MKILIADDEYLVRESLIALLEEALLKPDIIQTTNGTETLEKVQNFYPDIAFIDIRMPGMNGLEAIRHMKEHCPHTQFIILTGYSRFEYAKEALELGVKSYLLKPITLEELTEALNVASVAKKQMDLYSNSEFEKDIWHFNKWKCSGKIQTLKIIPESSDEANFLLLVDHLRQLIEKYINHQFYIALKENKEQYIDCICYWDFKAKDNHEDNCFDSFYNHLLATLKTFKFPISLVASSECPQVKDLKKAYHQIDNLSLLRIGLGIGRAYSLCHLQSYYRALDDKSLKLLVLSEHLSKYYLSQKYLEYMKIINSEPFNSITTTSRALTKPIMTYLSTRLPLNLTQGTDLLTALKACGESILVKSASTQKDPVEQMKQYIHSNYMKDIGISEIADQLDLTPNYISTLFKRQTNKTFLSYLTEVRMLKAKELLASPLTISDITSRVGYCSTRHFSKTFKKYYKKTPTAYREDFLSH; from the coding sequence ATGAAGATTTTAATAGCTGATGATGAATACCTTGTTCGTGAAAGCTTAATAGCTTTATTAGAAGAAGCACTCTTAAAGCCTGATATTATTCAAACGACCAACGGTACTGAAACCTTAGAGAAAGTTCAAAACTTTTATCCTGATATAGCATTCATTGATATTCGTATGCCTGGAATGAATGGCTTAGAAGCTATTCGCCACATGAAAGAACACTGCCCTCATACACAGTTCATTATATTAACCGGTTATTCTAGATTTGAATATGCAAAAGAAGCCTTAGAATTAGGTGTAAAAAGTTATCTCCTTAAACCTATTACACTTGAAGAATTAACAGAAGCTTTAAATGTAGCTTCTGTAGCTAAAAAGCAAATGGACTTATATAGTAATTCTGAATTTGAAAAAGATATTTGGCATTTTAATAAATGGAAGTGTAGTGGTAAGATTCAAACTTTAAAGATTATTCCTGAATCCAGTGATGAAGCTAACTTCCTTTTACTTGTGGATCACTTAAGACAACTCATTGAGAAATACATAAATCATCAATTTTATATAGCATTAAAAGAAAATAAAGAACAATATATCGATTGTATCTGCTATTGGGATTTTAAAGCTAAAGATAATCATGAAGATAACTGTTTTGATTCATTTTATAATCATCTATTGGCTACGCTAAAAACTTTTAAATTTCCAATATCCTTAGTTGCATCTTCAGAATGCCCCCAAGTAAAAGACCTTAAAAAAGCTTATCATCAAATAGATAATTTATCACTTCTTCGCATCGGACTTGGCATAGGTCGAGCATATAGCTTATGCCATCTTCAAAGTTATTATAGAGCATTAGATGACAAAAGCCTTAAACTACTAGTTTTATCTGAACATTTAAGTAAATACTACTTATCTCAAAAATATTTAGAATATATGAAGATTATTAACTCTGAACCTTTTAATTCAATTACAACTACGTCAAGAGCCTTAACCAAACCTATTATGACTTATTTATCTACAAGACTTCCTCTGAATTTAACTCAGGGTACCGACTTATTAACTGCCTTAAAAGCTTGTGGTGAATCTATTCTCGTTAAAAGCGCTAGTACTCAAAAAGATCCTGTTGAACAAATGAAGCAGTATATTCACTCTAATTATATGAAGGATATTGGAATAAGTGAAATAGCTGATCAACTAGACTTAACACCAAATTACATAAGCACACTTTTCAAACGCCAAACAAATAAAACCTTTTTAAGCTATCTTACCGAGGTCCGAATGCTTAAAGCCAAAGAGCTCTTAGCCTCACCTCTAACCATCAGTGATATTACCTCAAGAGTTGGCTATTGTAGCACAAGGCATTTCTCAAAGACATTCAAAAAGTATTATAAGAAAACACCTACTGCTTATAGAGAAGACTTCCTTTCACATTAA